One Phaseolus vulgaris cultivar G19833 chromosome 11, P. vulgaris v2.0, whole genome shotgun sequence genomic window carries:
- the LOC137827105 gene encoding mitochondrial fission protein ELM1-like yields MRRIQLPEPPSPTSRRGTPDIFESGVHTFVRRAVVIGNGFAASENQSIGLVRALGLADKHVLHRVTRPKGGINEWLQWLPVSLHKKIDYIVRMIQGYSQEKKLMPLPSENGVSSGLLAVLEADVKQIVSFARETYEKEGPLLVVACGRDTISTASSIKRLASENVFVIQIQHPRSLLNRFDMVITPKHDYYPLTPEGRKQVPRILRSWITPRDPPDSHVVLTMGALHQVDFSSIRSAAATWHEEFSHFPRPLLVVNIGGPTRNCRYGVDLAKQLAASLLSVLASCGSVRILFSERTPQKVSNIIVKELGNNPKVCICDGQGPDLHMGHLAWADTFVVTADSVSMISEACSTGKPVYVMGVERCRWKFNEFHKSLREMGVVRPFTGSEDISESWSYPPLADTADAAKKVHEALAARGWKLKV; encoded by the exons ATGAGACGAATTCAGCTTCCGGAGCCGCCGAGCCCTACCTCCCGGAGAGGAACTCCGGACATCTTCGAGTCCGGAGTTCACACGTTCGTGCGACGCGCCGTCGTAATCGGCAACGGCTTCGCCGCATCGGAGAATCAGAGCATCGGATTGGTTCGTGCCCTTGGCCTCGCCGATAAGCACGTTTTACAT CGTGTTACCAGACCAAAAGGGGGAATTAATGAATGGCTTCAATGGCTTCCAGTCTCTCtccataaaaaaatagattatataGTAAGAATGATCCAAGGTTATTCTCAAGAAAAGAAGCTTATGCCTTTACCTTCAGAAAATGGTGTCAGTTCAGGATTGTTAGCTGTCTTGGAAGCTGATGTAAAGCAGATAGTTAGTTTTGCTCGTGAAACTTATGAGAA GGAGGGACCATTGTTGGTTGTTGCATGTGGAAGAGATACCATCTCTACTGCAAGTTCCATAAAACGTTTAGCATCTGAGAATGTTTTTGTCATCCAG ATACAACATCCCAGATCTCTTTTGAATAGGTTTGACATGGTGATTACTCCTAAGCATGATTATTATCCTTTGACTCCTGAAGGACGAAAACAGGTTCCTCGGATTCTGCGAAGTTGGATAACTCCACGTGATCCTCCCGATAGTCATGTG GTACTTACTATGGGGGCATTACATCAAGTAGATTTCAGTTCAATACGCAGTGCTGCTGCCACTTGGCATGAAGAGTTTTCACATTTTCCCAGGCCCTTGCTTGTGGTCAACATTGGAGGACCAACAA GAAACTGTCGATATGGTGTAGACCTTGCCAAGCAATTAGCAGCTTCTTTGCTCAGTGTTCTAGCTAGTTGTGGCAGTGTTAGGATATTGTTTTCAGAGAGGACACCGCAGAAG GTGTCCAATATCATAGTAAAAGAACTTGGGAACAACCCAAAAGTTTGTATCTGTGACGGGCAAG GACCTGACCTGCACATGGGCCATTTAGCTTGGGCCGACACATTTGTTGTCACTGCAGATTCAGTTAGCATGATAAGTGAAGCTTGCAGCACTGG GAAGCCTGTTTATGTTATGGGCGTTGAGCGATGCAGATGGAAGTTCAATGAATTTCACAAATCTTTGAGAGAGATGGGAGTTGTTCGTCCTTTTACAGGTTCCGAGGAT ATATCAGAAAGTTGGAGTTATCCACCCCTTGCCGATACTGCTGATGCCGCCAAAAAGGTTCATGAAGCGCTTGCTGCTCGAGGGTGGAAATTGAAGGTATAG